A window of Candidatus Dojkabacteria bacterium contains these coding sequences:
- a CDS encoding clostripain-related cysteine peptidase, whose amino-acid sequence MGRYKVLIGGAIAIIVTILLVVLYQDKSDSITKFGGSSVGESLIVMYMVGSDLEDDTNPRDGVGDESNDPGGYATQDLNELVKGLKKNRSNNVDVLIGFGGARTPGWQGIKYMDTDCLMEDSNNDVYGDADCYEKREAKVNMSEQKTYEAFLSYANSRKAGYDRVYLVNWDHGGDYLGFGADTNFDGDILELDEIKSALTDSNSSYDMIGFDACLMASIEVANSVEGATPYLLASEEVEPGHGWQYTEVVEVMANSNDVVEVGKGMVDSFVDSRSHKATSGKTLSLVDISLLQNLKSEIDLAISEGENSYQNFLEAVDNSQPYGMLVTEFSAYAIDLRGLVQSADEGSSQDLSALANAIDDYVIYSKDDGTRPGSSGVSIYSVENFKMWDSGTYSEEVAATDAWYEAVDQLFTDVRNDTERPQISDVGKCQDGEEHEFCATITDNVGVMTAALANGYMLDADNFLVYRSELLDNYSSTGYYANQNVTNVFGLCNPGLGGCAQSLSLALNQMKVGDGNRYISPAIVNGNKAVIFLQFDDDGDVQDQWYITYTTSGSKIFPSKVQMELVSGDVVQGYYRVISRNSGQMSLVEGSETMTLANDFGWTENAYQADPSKITLFIFAVDYKENHSVVVY is encoded by the coding sequence ATGGGAAGGTATAAAGTTTTAATAGGTGGGGCAATCGCTATTATAGTAACTATATTGCTAGTCGTGCTTTATCAGGATAAGAGCGACTCAATTACTAAGTTTGGAGGCAGCTCTGTTGGAGAGAGCCTTATAGTAATGTATATGGTCGGAAGTGATCTTGAGGATGACACAAATCCAAGAGATGGAGTCGGTGATGAATCTAATGATCCAGGAGGGTATGCAACTCAAGATCTGAATGAGCTTGTCAAAGGATTGAAGAAGAATCGCTCAAACAATGTAGATGTCTTGATCGGTTTTGGTGGCGCTAGGACTCCAGGATGGCAAGGAATTAAGTATATGGATACTGATTGTTTGATGGAGGATTCGAACAATGATGTATATGGCGACGCCGATTGTTATGAGAAGCGTGAGGCCAAAGTGAATATGTCTGAGCAGAAAACATATGAAGCATTCTTGAGCTATGCAAACTCTCGGAAAGCCGGCTATGACAGAGTGTATCTAGTGAATTGGGATCACGGTGGTGACTATTTAGGGTTTGGTGCAGATACAAACTTTGATGGTGATATTCTTGAGCTTGATGAGATTAAGTCAGCACTTACCGACTCGAACAGCTCCTACGACATGATCGGATTTGATGCATGCTTGATGGCCAGCATCGAGGTTGCGAACTCAGTTGAGGGTGCTACACCCTATCTCTTGGCCTCTGAGGAGGTAGAGCCAGGTCATGGATGGCAGTATACAGAGGTTGTGGAGGTTATGGCTAATAGTAATGATGTCGTAGAGGTCGGTAAAGGTATGGTGGACTCGTTTGTTGATTCTCGAAGCCATAAAGCTACTAGCGGTAAAACATTATCATTAGTTGACATTAGTCTGCTTCAAAATTTGAAGAGCGAGATAGACTTAGCAATCTCGGAGGGTGAGAATTCGTACCAGAATTTCTTGGAGGCTGTTGATAACTCTCAGCCTTACGGTATGTTAGTGACAGAATTTTCAGCATATGCGATAGATCTGCGCGGACTAGTACAAAGTGCAGATGAGGGAAGCAGTCAGGATCTCAGCGCTCTTGCGAATGCGATTGACGACTATGTTATCTACTCGAAAGATGACGGCACAAGACCAGGCTCCTCTGGTGTTTCAATCTACAGTGTTGAAAATTTCAAGATGTGGGATAGTGGCACATACAGTGAAGAGGTAGCTGCGACCGATGCTTGGTATGAAGCTGTAGATCAATTATTTACTGATGTCAGAAATGACACAGAAAGACCACAGATCTCAGATGTCGGGAAGTGCCAAGATGGTGAAGAGCATGAGTTCTGCGCCACGATCACCGATAATGTAGGTGTAATGACTGCAGCGCTTGCAAATGGGTATATGCTCGACGCGGATAATTTCTTGGTATATCGCTCAGAGCTGCTCGATAACTACTCTTCTACTGGCTATTACGCCAACCAGAATGTGACCAATGTATTCGGACTTTGCAATCCGGGCTTAGGCGGCTGCGCACAAAGCTTGTCCCTTGCCTTAAATCAGATGAAGGTAGGTGATGGCAATCGTTACATCTCACCAGCGATAGTTAATGGAAACAAGGCTGTGATATTCTTGCAATTTGATGACGACGGAGATGTGCAAGATCAGTGGTATATTACCTACACAACTTCAGGCTCAAAGATCTTCCCTTCAAAGGTGCAGATGGAGCTAGTATCAGGAGATGTAGTTCAGGGATACTACCGAGTGATAAGCAGGAACAGCGGGCAGATGTCTCTTGTGGAGGGCAGCGAGACTATGACCTTGGCCAATGATTTTGGTTGGACTGAGAACGCATATCAGGCTGATCCATCAAAGATAACACTATTCATATTCGCGGTTGACTATAAAGAAAATCATTCCGTCGTGGTTTACTAA
- the mscL gene encoding large conductance mechanosensitive channel protein MscL, translating to MATENPKPSKKARVKGVGNEFKDFIMRGNVVDIAIGLTVGVAFNGVVNSLVNDIIMPPISYLTGGTTFEEWYIPLSNQTFESLEAAQAAGVPIIMYGHFISQLLDFLIIALSVFVVIKLLARLHITSMPEKKK from the coding sequence ATGGCAACCGAAAATCCGAAACCAAGCAAAAAAGCACGGGTAAAAGGCGTTGGCAATGAATTCAAAGATTTCATCATGCGTGGAAATGTGGTCGATATAGCAATAGGTCTCACAGTGGGTGTGGCTTTTAACGGTGTCGTGAATTCACTGGTCAATGACATAATCATGCCGCCGATTTCATATCTAACTGGCGGTACTACATTTGAAGAGTGGTATATCCCACTTTCTAACCAGACCTTTGAATCGCTCGAGGCAGCACAGGCAGCAGGTGTACCCATAATAATGTATGGCCACTTCATATCGCAGCTTCTTGATTTTCTTATCATCGCGCTATCTGTTTTTGTTGTCATTAAGCTACTTGCTAGGCTTCATATCACAAGTATGCCTGAGAAGAAGAAATAG
- a CDS encoding thermonuclease family protein: MLVILFAVIAYYESRPTDDGANNKEQAATDTTLHEVTRVIDGDTIEIIYQGEPVSVRLIGINAPELSPEECYANESKQYLESLLPVGSQVAIQFDETQGERDRYDRLLLYIWNDELFINEMLIAEGAATEYTYDNSYEYDLSFKEAEHIAEISNKGLWGGSCACDRSESIRCSDCELAEVTRIAWDCSIEKSTLRDTSCTQQCDVPL, encoded by the coding sequence ATGTTGGTTATATTATTTGCTGTTATCGCTTATTACGAATCTAGGCCAACTGATGATGGAGCCAATAACAAAGAGCAAGCTGCAACCGATACGACACTCCACGAGGTTACACGGGTAATTGATGGTGACACTATCGAAATTATTTACCAGGGAGAGCCCGTAAGCGTCAGACTAATTGGTATTAATGCACCAGAGCTCTCGCCGGAAGAGTGCTACGCCAACGAATCTAAGCAATATCTCGAGTCACTACTGCCAGTAGGATCTCAGGTTGCAATTCAATTTGATGAGACACAGGGAGAGCGGGACCGATATGACCGGCTTCTCCTTTATATATGGAACGACGAGCTATTTATAAATGAGATGCTGATCGCAGAAGGAGCTGCAACCGAATATACATATGATAATTCTTACGAGTATGATCTGAGCTTCAAAGAGGCTGAGCATATTGCTGAGATCTCAAACAAAGGGCTCTGGGGTGGGAGCTGCGCATGTGATAGGTCGGAAAGTATAAGGTGTAGCGATTGTGAGCTAGCAGAAGTGACACGGATCGCTTGGGATTGTTCAATTGAGAAAAGCACACTGAGGGATACATCATGCACACAACAGTGCGACGTGCCGCTTTAA
- a CDS encoding peptide deformylase, with protein MKKDENKKQLKYLRFPVLHIGQNEKQLREPSKPVDLAEVGTAEFEDFLEQLFVAMHSEPMREGWMAAGISAVQVGVPKQVFYAYNSNTETYDIFINPQVEYLGEAQDIKIESCLSIPDVIGGVRRHKRIRVSYYDREGQKQRKTFTGWNARVIQHEYDHLQGVLFTDKIVEGYSGEEYA; from the coding sequence TTGAAAAAAGATGAGAATAAAAAACAGCTCAAGTACCTCAGGTTTCCAGTGCTACATATAGGCCAAAATGAGAAGCAGCTTAGAGAGCCATCGAAGCCTGTAGATCTAGCAGAAGTTGGCACGGCTGAGTTCGAGGATTTTTTAGAGCAGCTTTTTGTTGCGATGCATTCCGAGCCTATGAGGGAAGGATGGATGGCTGCAGGCATTTCTGCAGTGCAGGTTGGTGTGCCAAAGCAGGTCTTCTATGCTTACAATAGCAACACTGAGACTTACGATATTTTTATCAACCCCCAAGTTGAATACCTTGGCGAGGCGCAAGATATAAAGATTGAGAGCTGCCTTAGCATTCCTGATGTGATCGGTGGAGTAAGAAGGCATAAGAGAATACGCGTGTCATATTACGATAGGGAGGGGCAGAAGCAGAGGAAGACTTTCACCGGATGGAATGCGCGGGTGATACAACACGAGTATGACCATCTACAAGGTGTACTTTTTACAGACAAGATCGTAGAGGGATACAGTGGTGAAGAGTATGCATAA
- a CDS encoding CapA family protein, whose amino-acid sequence MELDIISLRKKQRVKYIGFLFSIGLIAFVILAVSIKLLYNPVEDKNPAPKNVSSSEEVTRLCLSNYISTELEEALVAIIGQKVGEVELLISADVSECDISIVRNLNVDSRFETLWSKLYVLTTSHGNPASSVTENQLGESIANQGLNSEPLIWSDESNLFVKSRFESISGQQYSTDIDVKEELISDNSYGLLPFSELSPSMVVIPIDGNSPLDSNFDIDEYPLVDSYSIYNAIPEQVSNEELTETAEAILGHAEFNKEGILTAYTVGSSSLAQNSVSVQPELLAELNSADILVAHEDAAYFDSCNYLAGSLYVCGETDLIDRYTELGVDALGVTGNHILDFGHESFSDYLESLTGREISYFGGGANASEALTPLIVEQGGHKVAVLGFNMNWPTSYYARSRVPGSASPDFMLGDGSNLANSLKEASLADPDLIIVQFHWGGAMQQEASQLQRSYAHLAIDNGADIVVGVNPTYVGPFEVYKEKLIAYSLGNLLMPDLIQKELHGAILKSIYYDGELIAVEVIPLTIQDGVISKGNVSLLGQLFNEELAVQLEASNEE is encoded by the coding sequence ATGGAGCTAGATATTATTTCCCTAAGAAAAAAGCAGAGAGTAAAGTATATCGGTTTTCTATTTTCGATTGGGTTGATTGCATTTGTAATTTTGGCTGTAAGCATTAAATTACTTTATAACCCAGTTGAGGATAAGAATCCGGCTCCAAAGAATGTAAGTAGCTCAGAAGAAGTAACAAGACTATGTCTTAGTAACTATATAAGTACAGAGCTCGAGGAGGCACTTGTTGCGATTATAGGCCAAAAGGTAGGCGAGGTAGAGCTTCTAATTTCAGCCGATGTATCCGAGTGCGACATCTCGATTGTGCGAAACTTAAATGTCGACAGCAGGTTTGAGACTTTGTGGAGCAAGCTTTATGTACTCACTACTTCTCATGGCAATCCTGCCAGCAGTGTAACCGAGAATCAGCTAGGCGAGTCTATCGCAAACCAAGGATTGAACAGTGAGCCATTGATCTGGAGTGATGAGAGCAATCTATTTGTAAAGTCTAGGTTCGAAAGTATCTCCGGCCAGCAATATTCCACTGACATAGATGTGAAAGAAGAGCTGATCAGTGACAATTCATACGGATTACTTCCTTTCAGTGAGCTATCTCCATCTATGGTCGTCATCCCAATCGATGGGAATAGCCCACTTGATTCGAATTTTGATATTGATGAATATCCACTCGTAGACAGCTATTCAATTTATAATGCTATCCCTGAGCAAGTTAGCAATGAAGAGCTAACGGAAACGGCTGAAGCCATACTCGGGCATGCCGAGTTCAATAAAGAGGGTATCTTAACAGCCTACACCGTAGGATCTTCATCACTTGCACAAAATAGTGTGAGTGTACAACCGGAGCTACTGGCCGAACTAAATAGTGCCGACATACTAGTAGCCCATGAGGATGCTGCATATTTTGATAGTTGTAACTATCTCGCTGGATCTTTATATGTTTGTGGCGAAACCGATCTTATCGACCGTTATACTGAGCTTGGGGTCGACGCACTGGGTGTAACAGGAAACCACATTCTGGACTTTGGTCATGAAAGTTTCTCTGATTACCTTGAAAGCCTTACCGGAAGAGAAATCAGCTACTTTGGTGGAGGTGCTAACGCCTCAGAAGCATTAACACCATTGATAGTTGAGCAGGGCGGACATAAGGTGGCGGTTCTAGGTTTTAACATGAATTGGCCTACATCATATTACGCAAGAAGCAGGGTACCAGGAAGCGCATCTCCAGACTTCATGCTTGGAGATGGCAGTAATTTGGCAAACTCGCTTAAGGAGGCCTCGCTCGCCGATCCCGACCTTATTATTGTGCAATTTCATTGGGGAGGAGCAATGCAGCAGGAAGCATCTCAGCTCCAAAGGTCATATGCACATCTGGCAATAGATAATGGGGCAGATATCGTAGTTGGGGTGAATCCAACATATGTCGGGCCATTTGAAGTGTATAAGGAAAAGCTAATCGCATACTCATTGGGGAATCTTCTCATGCCCGACTTAATCCAGAAGGAGCTTCACGGAGCGATTTTAAAAAGTATCTACTATGACGGAGAGCTTATAGCAGTAGAGGTTATTCCGTTGACCATCCAAGATGGTGTAATTTCTAAGGGAAATGTCTCACTTTTGGGCCAGCTATTTAATGAAGAACTTGCTGTACAGCTTGAGGCAAGCAACGAGGAATGA
- a CDS encoding ABC transporter substrate-binding protein, whose product MSLSAYNFREWVWGYPDGFARFFSATRPVGYIVVSLALAVATFGYLARLQPSGLLAIDNGSSTLYREAAVGQVVTLNPIYINQNQIDRDIHQLVYEKLLYIAPNGEAQPAIAESWEFEEDGKQLRIKISDKYYWHDGEKVTVDDVLFTIQKAMELSGSSRFDTFGNALVGVTVSKVDDRTMIVTLDTYSSTLLETLSFYVVPKHLLEGLDEEEFFTYGLRVPPVGSGMYSIIELHPDRIDLRLNTQFPFDGKKPSIETIEYSLFDTAEDIQVVYMNRQVDGINGLEEGQYQFVNEYKPSIYSMQLKNHKKLLYFNMNKEKTKQLELRKAISYSIDKDRLLEQAGIKGSASFSPVMSDSWALNSKDVYYKFNLESAVKSIEAAGYTKAEGEEYYKDKDGNIMTLTITYHDEPKNNELIKELAEMLKEVGIQLDTRAVDYGRLVNEVLATRDFEMLLLEVETNIDPDQYNLWHSTKKQYPDLNVSGYEYSRVDVLLERARVSQDREARTTDYQLFQKYLSQDVPAIVLFEPEYHIIMNDYVKNVSLEGFIYPHERFRDIQNWEIDR is encoded by the coding sequence ATGTCGCTATCAGCCTACAATTTCAGGGAATGGGTTTGGGGGTATCCTGATGGTTTTGCCAGATTCTTTTCGGCAACCAGGCCGGTAGGTTATATTGTCGTAAGCCTCGCGCTGGCAGTAGCTACTTTTGGCTATCTTGCCAGACTTCAACCATCGGGTCTATTGGCGATCGATAACGGATCTTCAACTCTTTATCGAGAGGCTGCTGTAGGGCAAGTCGTGACACTAAATCCGATCTATATCAACCAGAATCAGATTGATAGAGATATCCACCAACTTGTTTATGAGAAACTTCTATATATTGCGCCAAACGGTGAGGCGCAGCCTGCTATTGCTGAGTCTTGGGAGTTTGAAGAAGATGGGAAGCAGCTACGAATAAAGATTAGTGATAAGTACTATTGGCATGATGGAGAGAAGGTGACAGTTGACGATGTGCTTTTTACTATACAGAAGGCGATGGAGCTCTCCGGTAGCAGCAGATTTGATACATTTGGCAATGCTCTTGTCGGTGTAACAGTAAGCAAGGTTGACGATCGAACAATGATTGTAACGCTTGATACATACTCAAGCACCTTGCTTGAGACCTTATCTTTCTATGTCGTGCCTAAGCACCTGCTGGAAGGATTGGACGAAGAGGAGTTTTTCACATATGGATTGCGAGTCCCTCCAGTCGGCTCAGGGATGTACTCCATCATAGAGCTACATCCGGATAGGATTGACCTAAGGTTAAATACTCAATTCCCATTCGATGGTAAGAAGCCATCAATAGAGACAATTGAGTATTCCCTGTTTGATACCGCAGAGGATATCCAGGTTGTTTATATGAATCGTCAGGTCGATGGTATAAATGGGCTTGAAGAAGGTCAATACCAATTTGTAAATGAGTATAAGCCCTCTATTTACAGCATGCAGCTGAAGAACCATAAGAAGCTTCTCTATTTCAATATGAATAAGGAGAAGACTAAGCAGCTGGAGTTGAGGAAAGCAATTTCATACTCAATTGATAAGGATCGGTTGCTTGAGCAGGCTGGAATCAAGGGTTCCGCCTCATTCTCACCAGTGATGTCTGATTCATGGGCACTCAATAGCAAGGATGTGTATTATAAATTCAACCTGGAATCTGCAGTCAAATCTATCGAGGCAGCCGGATATACCAAAGCTGAAGGTGAAGAGTATTACAAGGATAAGGATGGCAATATCATGACTCTAACCATTACATATCATGACGAGCCGAAGAATAATGAGCTTATCAAAGAGCTAGCAGAAATGCTCAAAGAGGTAGGTATCCAGCTTGATACTCGCGCCGTGGATTATGGGAGGCTTGTTAATGAGGTGCTAGCTACGCGCGATTTTGAGATGCTGCTGCTCGAGGTAGAGACAAATATTGATCCAGACCAGTACAACCTTTGGCACTCTACTAAGAAGCAGTACCCCGACCTGAATGTATCGGGCTATGAGTATAGCCGCGTCGACGTCCTGCTTGAGAGAGCACGTGTAAGCCAGGATCGTGAAGCCAGGACAACAGACTACCAGCTATTCCAGAAGTACCTTAGTCAGGATGTCCCAGCGATAGTCCTATTTGAGCCCGAGTACCATATCATAATGAACGACTATGTGAAGAATGTAAGCTTGGAGGGGTTTATATATCCTCACGAGCGGTTTAGGGATATCCAGAACTGGGAGATTGATAGATAA
- the secG gene encoding preprotein translocase subunit SecG: MNDQVLNVLMGIEIVVAVLLVVSILLQNRAEGLGQMFGGGGEVYRTKRGFEKLLYYATIILAVLLATLSFIIVKYTQ; encoded by the coding sequence ATGAATGACCAAGTGTTGAACGTATTGATGGGAATTGAGATTGTCGTGGCAGTCCTTTTGGTAGTATCGATCCTTCTACAGAATCGAGCAGAGGGTTTAGGCCAGATGTTTGGAGGAGGTGGAGAGGTTTATAGAACTAAGCGAGGATTTGAAAAGCTACTGTACTACGCAACTATTATTCTCGCAGTACTACTTGCTACACTCTCTTTTATAATAGTAAAGTATACTCAATAA